In Euzebyales bacterium, the DNA window GCAGGACCGGATCCTGCATCCTGACATCACATTTGCATTGAGACGGGTGTGCATCGAGTGTGACTCACTCGCGCACCACGGGACGCAGCGCGCGATCGACCTCGACCACCGCAAGGACCAGGCATACCGCCAAGCGGGGTGGAACTGCCTGCGGATCGGTTGGTATCGGCTCGATCACGACTGGAAAGGTTTCGTCCGCGACATCCGCGCCGCGCTCGCAGGCTCGCGCGTGTAGCGGAGTCGTCGATATCGAGGACCTGGCTACACGCTCGTCTCGCGCTACCTCGGGGTCATGCGGATCGCGCCGTCGAGGCGGATGACCTCGCCGTTGAGCATCTCGTTGGCGACGATGTGCACAGCGAGCGCGGCGTACTCGTCGGGACGGCCCAGCCGGCTCGGGAAGGGCACCTGGCTGCCGAGCGACTCGCGCGCCTTCTCGGGCAGTCCCGCCATCATCGGGGTGTCGAAGATCCCCGGCGCGATCGTGACGACCCGGATGCCGTGCTGCGCGAACTCACGGGCCACTGGCAGTGTCATCGCCGCCACGCCGCCCTTTGACGCCGAGTAGGCGGCTTGACCGATCTGGCCGTCGAAGGCCGCGACCGAGGCGGTGTTGACGATGACCCCGCGCTCGCCCGCGTCGTTGGGCTCGTTGGTGAGCATGGCGGCTCCGGCGAGCCGGATCATGTTGAACGTGCCGATCAGGTTCACCGTGATGACCGTCGTGAACTCCTCGAGGGGCTGCGGCGCGTCGCGCCCCACCACCCGCGTGGCGGTCGCGATGCCGGCGCAGTTGACGAGTCCCCGGACGCCGCCGAACGTCTCCATCGCGGCCTCGACCGCTCCCTGTCCGCCCGCCTCGCCCGTCACGTCGGCCTCGACGAACCGGGCGCGGTCGCCGATCTCCGCCGCGGTCGACGTGCCCGCGTCGACGTTGACGTCAGCGAGCACGACGTTCGCCCCACCCGCGGCCAACGCCCTGGCCGTCGCGGCCCCAAGCCCCGAGCCCCCGCCGGTCACGATGAACGTTGCGTCGTCGAGTCGCACGTCGACCTCCGATCCGGGTTCATGGTCCCCGTCTGACGTACCACACGGCGGGCCGTCTCACCCGACCACCTGACGCGACCCACGCCGCGGTGCACACTACGGCGCGCCGTACGTGGGAGGAGCGCGCATGGACCAGCAGGCG includes these proteins:
- a CDS encoding SDR family NAD(P)-dependent oxidoreductase, whose translation is MRLDDATFIVTGGGSGLGAATARALAAGGANVVLADVNVDAGTSTAAEIGDRARFVEADVTGEAGGQGAVEAAMETFGGVRGLVNCAGIATATRVVGRDAPQPLEEFTTVITVNLIGTFNMIRLAGAAMLTNEPNDAGERGVIVNTASVAAFDGQIGQAAYSASKGGVAAMTLPVAREFAQHGIRVVTIAPGIFDTPMMAGLPEKARESLGSQVPFPSRLGRPDEYAALAVHIVANEMLNGEVIRLDGAIRMTPR